A window of the Mucilaginibacter sp. cycad4 genome harbors these coding sequences:
- a CDS encoding YetF domain-containing protein yields the protein MEKLLITVFGEGKDLNALQMSSRGVVIFFIALILIRISGRRSFGLRTPLDNIVSISLGAVMSRAVVGASAFLPVIVCCFVIVLLHRLLGWLIARNSPLVNWVEGEKIPLFRGGRFDEDRMKRALVCREDVMQGVRKSALTEDLEKIDKVYMERNGDISAIKK from the coding sequence ATGGAAAAATTATTGATCACTGTTTTTGGAGAGGGGAAGGACCTGAATGCGCTGCAAATGAGCAGCCGCGGCGTTGTTATCTTTTTTATCGCACTTATACTGATCCGCATTTCAGGACGCCGGTCTTTTGGGTTGCGTACCCCGCTGGATAATATCGTCAGTATTTCGCTTGGGGCTGTTATGAGCAGGGCGGTGGTTGGCGCCTCGGCTTTTTTGCCGGTGATTGTATGCTGCTTTGTGATTGTTCTGTTGCACCGGCTGCTGGGCTGGCTTATTGCCCGTAACAGCCCTTTAGTTAATTGGGTAGAAGGGGAGAAGATCCCGCTTTTTCGTGGCGGCCGTTTTGATGAAGACCGGATGAAACGGGCACTGGTTTGCCGGGAAGATGTGATGCAGGGTGTTCGCAAATCTGCACTTACCGAAGATTTAGAAAAGATAGACAAGGTGTATATGGAAAGGAATGGTGATATCAGCGCCATTAAAAAATGA
- a CDS encoding tetratricopeptide repeat-containing sensor histidine kinase has translation MFGFATIRKLRLYTLCIIMHGILACFGIIIGAVHCQAQVNSINTQIKNLDKAKHDTDRVNIYYSISRLYWSKNADSALLMAQKSLELAKRIHFEKGIALAYLAEGVALGYKGRWPEALNSHLQCLRISEKLGMEGLSGNEYNNIAGLYTSMEDYPKALYYNQQAYNIALKQNDPAHEGTFSPLVNIGEIFKKKGKPDSAIAYNSKALAIAQRVKNPIYMAATMYNIAENYITKKNYRLAEEYLYKALDIAQKAGDDEDVAYCHSGLALTSYFTGKYNSSMLYAQKALEESKRSGIVELIQTAYNVLYLTHQKTGNYKQALYYRNLEVALNDSLKTEQRLKTIRNMQSVYELEKKERQIDLLNKNKIIGQKELEKVSLKRDILTAGTILLLLLAFILLRNYMQKRKLSEQLALQNKSISEQNLHLEELVHVKDRLFSIIGHDLRGPIHTISHMMDIVKEKSLSEEESDYWIEKIDETLIITSSLVENLLYWAKSQLDGIQPNPAGFDLRKLIDQNVMLLKQRAAEKKVIVTGAEMAEPVMVFGDETMIDIVIRNLLENAVKFSKAGDYVTVTAEKSEAFAILKIQDNGKGIPEEAQSKIFNKYTSYTTFGTASEKGSGLGLLLCKELVERNNGTIWFESKAGIGSSFYFTVPIENEELVAV, from the coding sequence ATGTTCGGCTTTGCAACGATTCGCAAACTTCGTTTATATACGCTGTGTATTATTATGCATGGTATCCTGGCTTGCTTTGGAATTATAATTGGTGCAGTCCACTGCCAGGCTCAGGTTAACAGCATAAATACGCAAATTAAAAACCTCGATAAAGCAAAGCACGACACCGACAGGGTAAATATCTATTACTCTATTTCAAGGTTGTATTGGAGTAAAAATGCAGACAGTGCATTGTTAATGGCGCAAAAATCCCTCGAGCTTGCAAAAAGGATTCATTTTGAAAAAGGCATTGCCCTGGCATATCTTGCAGAAGGGGTGGCCCTTGGATACAAAGGAAGATGGCCCGAAGCTCTTAACAGTCATTTACAGTGCCTGCGTATAAGTGAAAAACTGGGAATGGAAGGATTAAGCGGAAACGAATACAATAATATAGCCGGCTTATACACCTCTATGGAGGATTATCCCAAAGCATTGTATTATAACCAACAGGCTTATAACATAGCGCTGAAACAAAATGACCCTGCACATGAAGGTACTTTTAGCCCGTTGGTAAATATTGGCGAAATATTTAAGAAAAAAGGAAAGCCTGATTCGGCTATTGCCTATAATTCAAAGGCATTAGCCATAGCACAACGAGTAAAAAATCCCATCTACATGGCGGCCACAATGTATAATATCGCCGAAAATTATATTACTAAGAAAAATTACCGGCTGGCCGAAGAATATTTATACAAGGCGCTTGATATTGCGCAAAAAGCAGGTGATGATGAAGATGTTGCATACTGTCATAGTGGGCTGGCACTTACATCTTATTTTACAGGTAAATACAACTCCAGTATGCTTTATGCGCAAAAAGCCCTTGAAGAAAGCAAGAGATCCGGCATTGTTGAGCTTATTCAAACTGCCTATAATGTATTATACTTAACCCATCAAAAAACAGGTAATTATAAACAGGCACTATATTATCGCAACCTTGAAGTTGCTTTGAACGATAGTTTGAAAACCGAACAAAGACTGAAAACTATCAGGAATATGCAGTCTGTTTATGAGCTGGAAAAAAAGGAACGGCAAATTGATCTGCTAAATAAAAATAAAATTATAGGTCAGAAAGAACTGGAAAAGGTGAGCCTGAAGCGGGATATTTTAACCGCGGGGACCATCCTTTTATTGTTGCTCGCTTTTATCCTGCTCAGAAATTATATGCAAAAAAGGAAGCTCAGTGAGCAGCTGGCTTTGCAAAATAAAAGCATATCAGAGCAAAACCTTCACCTGGAAGAGCTTGTACACGTAAAAGACCGCCTGTTTTCAATTATCGGGCACGACTTAAGAGGCCCGATCCATACCATCAGCCATATGATGGATATAGTAAAGGAAAAAAGCCTGTCGGAAGAAGAAAGCGATTACTGGATTGAAAAGATAGATGAGACCCTGATTATAACCTCCAGCTTAGTTGAAAACCTGCTATACTGGGCAAAAAGCCAGTTAGACGGAATCCAGCCTAACCCTGCCGGCTTTGACCTGCGAAAGTTAATTGACCAAAATGTTATGCTGCTTAAACAACGGGCCGCCGAAAAGAAAGTGATAGTAACAGGTGCGGAGATGGCTGAGCCTGTGATGGTATTCGGAGACGAAACCATGATTGATATTGTGATCAGGAACTTATTGGAGAATGCCGTGAAATTTTCAAAAGCGGGTGACTATGTTACCGTAACCGCCGAAAAAAGCGAGGCCTTTGCGATATTGAAGATCCAGGACAACGGCAAGGGGATTCCCGAAGAGGCGCAATCAAAGATATTTAACAAATATACTTCCTATACCACTTTTGGCACTGCCAGTGAAAAAGGGAGCGGGCTTGGACTTTTATTATGTAAAGAGCTTGTGGAAAGGAATAATGGCACCATATGGTTTGAAAGTAAGGCTGGCATCGGAAGCTCGTTCTATTTTACTGTGCCAATAGAAAACGAAGAGTTGGTTGCTGTTTAA
- a CDS encoding DUF2341 domain-containing protein translates to MKGRHAYFLLSVALILLGNNLFAVPPTISYTSPNVYTVGTAITTLTPTVGGGGVSAIGYSASTALTGATLNNPRGVAIDAAGNIYVANTGNNTISKYNSSGTYLGTFGTGATMSLPKDLVFDSSGNAYVLNLGATPGTGSLYKYNSSGVYQSTVLSGLNYALGITIDQSDNIYIADQGAVTVKKYNTSGTLLLSLPTTNLSTPLGVAVDASGNIYVLNNGTGNVTKYNSAGTFQSTFLSGYTSAQAITIDGAGNFYVSDNAATNTVYVYNQSGTLLTSKPINDPQGIAVDSKGVIFTSAYFSNQMNKSTPTGGFFLSGSLPAGLSFNSSTGSISGTPTAAMATTTYTVTAYNSTGSGSNTVTITVNPTAPTGTGGSTCASGTATLSASGSSPSGGVYNWYAALTGGSSLGTGSTFTTPTLTATTTYYVSYTQNGATSTPRIAVTATVNAGPAIATAPTSPTGSLYLSYPFTGNANDVSGNSNNGTLQNAPTLVADRYWAANSAYSFNGSSQYVSTTTAVAFPGPQNFSISVWFKTSSAGGKLVGFGSSQTGLSISDDRHIYMSNSGQLYFGLFPGTLKTINTTTTYADGNWHHVVATESTTNGANLYVDGALQATDATMTASQSYAGYWRIGYDNLLSWTNAPSSYYFNGSLDDIAVYKTELTASQVYALYGAGSTPVCSGSTLTFQANTVSGATYSWSGPGGFTSTSQNPAISNATTVNAGTYVLTVTGSNGCTSQLNVTATVNALPSTTFTATSSVNVNSNATITYTGTDPSTSTYSWDFNGGTPSTGTGQGPFSVQWATQGTKTITLTVTNAAGCSSSSTQNVTVNLATYGNYAFGETVTLNTTSLGITSNLTNFPALLSIQDNNLIISNTCADKVQNPNGPNYDFAFVSGGSELYYQVESYNQTTGTLLVWVQIPTLTYAANNVITFYYGSKSPTVTHNAAFFANTWASNYLAVFHFNEASYTGSVADGTAGGHTGTASGMTSADLVTGKIGTAYSFNGSSKKITTNAVSVTGAFTISAWVKLGATGLDQKVMTNQDATGGFSGGYKMGIYTNNIPESESGIASNRLSIPNPTAFASGAWHYIQSVYTGLSLSTYVDGTQYKILPSIINPSANSNFYIGVGEGGTGFYFNGVIDEPRVSNVAKTADWLKAEYVNQNNPVTFTTVGTTAVNTTNAAAIPGALTYTYKGVTGTYTDASNWDNTTAGTTNQAPAFDGTATLIIPTGKSITINTNASVYGLTLNGTASISLSANLSVGCNIYNQGTGKIDWNNLNTSKITWNGTGAAQSYNGATSTGYAHVGTMEVNNSVGGTVTVNSDTLDIYSELKITKGNLAVAPGGIMVLKSSVSQTASVDPIPTGYSITGTVYAERYFKAGTITANTRNYRLLSSPVNTTTGAYNLSYLNANSGNFSGVFVAGPTGTAGGFTVTNAASTVYLYKENLPASSTTFNSGNFKGLTDISGNTISYYTGTGSTTATTTLPVGNGYMLYYAGNNVNNVTSTTALNKQYRFGGSYIDPDASTMVAVGTLNQGSIPVKLWWNSSSSTLSKAQTGYNLVGNPYASSIDWDTFSQSGSTNGIYGPGVSATIYVFNYTNKNYGAYTALIPGGIGTNNATRYIASGQGFFVQATTTSASLTFNEVAKTTVQPSSLGSTLYMLMSKKSQAIAKPQLMRIRLATDSVNTDEIMVLFDPGSKNEYEPFYDSDRLNGIGNVSTLASYGYKSQNMLAINRMDVIDSTTRVKLFVNVNNSATTDTISGSGFESLDSRYEIYLLDHYKKDSLLFSQHKRYPFNIDKADTTSYGANRFEIVFHKKSSLNYRLLSFEASPVKGGVQLTWKTKNEGSLSGFTLERQDGSKEFISLTSMLSNGSGSYTYIDRFPLTGTNYYRLQQNDPFNIISYSKIVAVNFNAPGIINELMTLYPNPVNSEFYIKINRNAPDRVLLKVTGITGQVMLYQETDGNNIQQNVSSLLPGNYIVEISDKATKRLIGIKKFNKR, encoded by the coding sequence ATGAAAGGGCGTCATGCTTACTTTTTACTATCGGTTGCTTTAATATTGTTGGGGAACAACCTCTTTGCTGTTCCTCCCACCATTAGCTATACTTCACCCAATGTTTATACCGTAGGCACAGCAATTACAACCCTTACACCTACAGTTGGTGGAGGCGGAGTTAGCGCGATAGGCTATAGCGCGTCTACAGCGCTTACGGGCGCCACTTTAAACAATCCCCGCGGCGTGGCTATCGACGCAGCCGGCAATATTTATGTAGCCAATACGGGTAACAATACCATCAGTAAATATAATTCAAGCGGTACTTACCTCGGCACTTTTGGCACCGGCGCTACCATGTCGCTTCCTAAAGACCTGGTTTTTGATTCATCGGGTAATGCTTACGTATTAAACCTTGGTGCTACCCCAGGCACAGGCAGCCTGTATAAATATAATTCGAGCGGTGTATACCAGTCTACCGTACTTAGCGGCCTAAATTATGCTTTGGGAATTACCATTGATCAATCAGATAATATTTACATCGCCGACCAGGGCGCTGTTACAGTAAAAAAATACAATACCAGCGGTACACTCTTGCTTTCGTTGCCTACTACTAATTTAAGCACTCCCCTTGGGGTAGCTGTGGATGCATCGGGTAACATTTACGTATTAAACAACGGCACAGGGAACGTAACAAAATATAATTCGGCCGGAACATTTCAATCTACTTTTCTTAGCGGATATACCTCTGCGCAAGCCATAACCATTGATGGTGCCGGAAATTTTTACGTAAGCGATAATGCAGCTACCAATACGGTTTATGTTTACAATCAAAGTGGCACCTTGCTTACCAGTAAACCCATTAACGACCCCCAGGGGATAGCTGTCGACAGTAAGGGCGTCATATTTACATCGGCCTATTTTAGCAACCAGATGAACAAATCCACCCCAACGGGTGGCTTTTTCCTAAGCGGGTCCTTACCTGCCGGCTTAAGCTTTAACAGTTCAACAGGCAGCATCAGTGGCACCCCGACAGCAGCGATGGCAACGACCACCTATACTGTTACGGCCTATAATTCCACTGGTTCAGGTAGTAACACGGTTACTATTACAGTTAATCCTACCGCCCCTACGGGTACCGGCGGCTCAACATGTGCTTCGGGAACAGCAACACTTTCAGCTTCAGGAAGCTCACCGTCGGGCGGGGTATATAACTGGTATGCTGCCCTTACAGGCGGTTCATCTTTGGGAACGGGTTCAACATTTACTACACCAACCCTAACGGCAACTACCACTTATTATGTCAGCTATACCCAAAACGGAGCAACAAGCACGCCGCGCATCGCCGTAACTGCAACTGTAAATGCCGGTCCGGCTATTGCTACTGCCCCCACAAGTCCAACCGGCAGTTTATATCTTTCCTATCCGTTTACCGGTAATGCCAACGATGTTTCAGGCAATTCAAATAATGGAACGCTCCAAAACGCCCCCACGCTTGTGGCGGATCGTTATTGGGCCGCAAACAGCGCCTATAGCTTTAATGGTTCAAGTCAGTATGTTTCTACCACTACTGCTGTAGCGTTTCCCGGCCCCCAAAACTTCTCCATTAGCGTATGGTTCAAAACCAGTTCGGCAGGGGGGAAACTGGTAGGTTTTGGCTCATCGCAAACCGGGCTAAGTATTTCCGATGACCGACATATTTATATGAGTAACAGCGGGCAACTTTATTTTGGCCTTTTCCCGGGAACTCTTAAAACCATAAATACTACGACAACTTACGCGGATGGTAACTGGCACCATGTAGTGGCCACTGAATCAACAACCAATGGGGCCAACCTGTATGTTGATGGGGCACTGCAGGCTACAGATGCCACTATGACTGCTTCGCAATCTTATGCCGGTTACTGGCGTATCGGTTATGATAATCTGCTAAGCTGGACAAATGCACCAAGCAGCTACTATTTTAACGGATCGCTGGATGATATAGCTGTTTATAAAACAGAATTAACCGCTTCTCAAGTGTATGCATTGTATGGTGCGGGTAGTACGCCGGTTTGTTCAGGGAGTACGCTTACTTTTCAGGCCAATACGGTAAGCGGCGCAACCTACTCCTGGTCGGGACCGGGCGGTTTTACATCTACCTCACAAAACCCTGCTATCAGTAATGCAACAACAGTCAACGCCGGTACTTATGTGCTGACCGTAACCGGTTCAAACGGCTGTACTTCGCAATTAAATGTAACCGCAACAGTAAATGCTTTACCTTCAACAACATTTACCGCAACATCTTCGGTAAACGTTAACTCAAATGCTACCATTACCTATACAGGAACAGATCCTTCAACCTCAACCTATAGCTGGGATTTTAATGGGGGCACACCGTCAACCGGCACCGGGCAGGGGCCGTTTTCGGTGCAGTGGGCAACACAAGGCACAAAAACCATTACATTAACTGTCACCAATGCTGCCGGTTGCTCCTCATCATCAACGCAAAATGTAACTGTGAACCTGGCCACCTACGGTAATTATGCCTTTGGAGAAACCGTTACATTAAATACAACCTCTCTTGGTATTACCTCAAATCTTACCAATTTCCCGGCATTGCTCAGTATACAGGATAATAATTTGATTATTTCAAATACCTGTGCCGATAAGGTGCAGAACCCCAACGGGCCAAATTATGATTTTGCCTTTGTAAGCGGGGGCAGTGAGTTGTATTACCAGGTAGAAAGCTATAACCAAACTACCGGTACCCTGCTGGTTTGGGTACAAATACCCACTTTAACTTACGCAGCCAACAATGTTATAACGTTTTATTATGGTTCAAAATCGCCTACGGTTACACACAATGCCGCTTTTTTTGCAAATACATGGGCAAGTAACTACCTGGCTGTGTTTCATTTTAATGAGGCAAGCTACACGGGTTCGGTTGCCGATGGTACTGCAGGCGGGCATACGGGCACCGCCAGCGGGATGACTTCGGCAGATCTTGTTACCGGTAAAATCGGCACAGCTTACAGCTTTAACGGATCGAGTAAAAAAATTACAACCAATGCCGTATCTGTTACCGGTGCCTTTACCATATCGGCCTGGGTGAAATTGGGGGCTACGGGCCTGGATCAAAAAGTGATGACAAACCAGGATGCTACCGGCGGGTTCAGCGGTGGTTATAAAATGGGGATCTATACTAATAACATTCCTGAGTCGGAGTCAGGTATTGCTTCAAACAGGCTCAGTATACCTAATCCAACCGCTTTTGCCAGCGGTGCGTGGCATTATATACAAAGTGTTTATACCGGATTAAGTTTAAGTACTTATGTTGATGGAACGCAGTATAAGATATTACCGTCTATCATTAATCCCTCGGCTAATTCAAACTTTTACATAGGAGTAGGGGAAGGCGGGACCGGATTTTATTTTAACGGGGTAATTGATGAACCGCGCGTTTCAAATGTTGCAAAAACGGCCGACTGGCTTAAGGCTGAATATGTAAATCAAAATAACCCGGTAACATTTACTACTGTTGGCACTACCGCTGTTAATACTACTAACGCCGCAGCCATACCGGGCGCTTTAACCTATACCTATAAAGGCGTTACAGGAACTTATACCGACGCCAGCAACTGGGATAATACCACCGCCGGCACTACCAACCAGGCTCCTGCCTTTGACGGCACGGCCACCCTAATTATTCCAACGGGAAAAAGTATTACAATTAATACTAATGCCTCGGTATACGGGCTTACCCTAAACGGCACAGCTTCAATAAGCCTGAGTGCGAATTTGAGCGTTGGCTGCAATATATATAACCAGGGTACGGGAAAAATAGATTGGAACAATTTAAATACATCAAAGATAACCTGGAACGGAACCGGCGCTGCCCAAAGCTACAATGGCGCTACCTCAACAGGATATGCTCATGTGGGCACTATGGAAGTGAATAATTCCGTGGGCGGAACAGTAACAGTTAATAGTGATACACTTGATATTTACAGCGAACTCAAAATTACCAAGGGAAACCTGGCGGTTGCCCCCGGGGGTATTATGGTGCTCAAAAGCAGTGTATCTCAAACGGCCTCTGTCGATCCAATCCCGACCGGGTACAGCATCACCGGAACGGTTTATGCAGAACGCTATTTCAAGGCAGGGACTATTACTGCCAATACCCGCAATTACCGGCTTCTGTCTTCCCCGGTTAATACGACTACAGGTGCCTACAATCTCAGTTACCTGAATGCCAATTCAGGCAATTTCTCCGGGGTTTTTGTTGCAGGCCCAACAGGTACAGCGGGCGGATTTACTGTCACGAACGCCGCGTCTACGGTTTATTTATACAAAGAGAACCTGCCGGCAAGCAGTACCACATTTAACTCAGGGAATTTTAAGGGCTTAACAGATATTTCGGGTAATACGATATCTTATTATACCGGCACCGGCAGCACAACTGCAACAACAACGCTTCCGGTAGGTAATGGCTACATGTTATATTATGCCGGAAATAATGTTAACAATGTTACCTCCACAACGGCACTGAATAAACAGTATCGATTTGGCGGAAGCTATATTGACCCGGATGCTTCAACGATGGTAGCCGTTGGTACACTTAACCAGGGCAGCATCCCGGTAAAACTATGGTGGAACAGCAGCAGCTCCACTTTAAGCAAAGCACAAACCGGTTATAACCTGGTAGGCAATCCATATGCCTCTTCTATTGATTGGGACACCTTTTCGCAAAGCGGTTCAACAAATGGTATTTACGGCCCCGGTGTATCTGCTACCATATATGTTTTCAATTATACTAATAAAAACTACGGCGCTTATACTGCTTTGATCCCGGGAGGCATTGGCACCAATAATGCAACCCGTTACATAGCAAGCGGGCAGGGTTTTTTTGTGCAGGCTACCACAACTTCGGCGTCATTGACTTTTAATGAAGTAGCTAAAACAACTGTACAGCCCAGCTCCCTGGGGAGTACCCTGTATATGCTGATGAGCAAAAAAAGCCAGGCGATAGCCAAACCCCAGTTAATGCGGATCAGGCTTGCAACGGATTCGGTTAATACGGACGAGATCATGGTATTATTCGATCCCGGATCCAAAAATGAATATGAGCCTTTTTACGATTCAGACCGGTTAAACGGCATCGGGAATGTTTCGACACTGGCCAGCTACGGATACAAAAGCCAAAACATGCTGGCCATTAACAGGATGGATGTTATAGATTCCACTACCCGGGTAAAGTTATTTGTGAATGTTAATAATTCGGCAACCACAGATACAATTTCCGGCTCTGGATTTGAATCGCTTGATTCACGATATGAAATCTATCTGCTTGATCATTATAAAAAAGATTCTTTGCTTTTCAGCCAGCATAAACGTTATCCATTCAATATCGACAAAGCTGACACCACCAGCTACGGGGCAAACAGGTTTGAAATAGTATTTCATAAAAAAAGTTCATTAAACTACCGGCTGCTGAGTTTTGAGGCAAGCCCGGTTAAGGGTGGGGTTCAGTTAACCTGGAAAACAAAGAATGAAGGAAGCCTGTCCGGCTTTACACTGGAAAGGCAGGACGGCTCTAAAGAATTTATTTCTTTAACATCGATGTTAAGCAATGGCAGCGGGTCTTATACCTATATAGACAGGTTTCCGTTAACAGGTACCAATTACTATCGCTTACAGCAAAATGATCCTTTTAATATTATCAGCTATAGCAAAATAGTAGCGGTAAACTTTAATGCCCCTGGCATCATTAATGAGTTAATGACACTTTATCCTAATCCCGTTAACAGTGAGTTTTATATTAAGATCAATAGAAATGCACCAGACAGGGTGCTACTTAAGGTAACCGGCATAACCGGCCAGGTGATGCTTTACCAGGAAACAGATGGCAATAATATACAACAGAACGTAAGCAGTCTCCTGCCCGGAAACTACATTGTTGAGATTTCGGATAAGGCGACCAAAAGGCTGATTGGAATTAAAAAATTTAACAAAAGATGA
- a CDS encoding response regulator, translating into MIASYQKRVLVVDDDKDIRELMHLILEMEGYAVTELDNGHGVLEAIQALRPDVVLLDVMLGDMDGRDICKYLKNDPGMQDIPIIIVSASHGLHTIHGKQCGADDYLSKPFDVNDLINHVRHFAA; encoded by the coding sequence ATGATTGCCTCTTATCAGAAGAGAGTCCTGGTTGTTGATGATGATAAGGACATTCGTGAATTAATGCACCTGATCCTGGAGATGGAGGGATATGCGGTGACCGAACTGGATAATGGTCATGGCGTCCTTGAAGCTATACAGGCTTTACGACCGGATGTTGTGCTGCTGGATGTTATGCTGGGCGATATGGATGGCCGTGATATTTGTAAATATTTGAAGAATGACCCGGGGATGCAGGATATACCTATAATCATTGTTTCTGCAAGTCACGGGCTGCATACAATACACGGGAAGCAATGCGGCGCCGATGATTACCTGTCCAAGCCTTTTGATGTGAATGACCTCATTAATCATGTACGCCATTTTGCCGCCTGA
- a CDS encoding alginate lyase family protein: MKTILYAAPVALLLCALFSCKKGGVNANQSQSQANTENAGKVHLATQATTFAHPGLLHNAADFTRMISKVNSNTQPQKSGWDTLVANSHSSSTYAMKGPVAIVYRGSGSPENYSKLYNDIAAAYQNALRWKIAGTTANADKAIQIMNAWSSTLTSIQGSADRFLAAGIYGYEFANAAEIMRSYSGWAAADFTQFKNMMLNVFYPVNHDFLTNHNGACITNYWANWDACNMASILAIGVLCDDTAKFNEAIAYFKSGAGNGAYGHAAPFAYADQGGIAQCQESGRDQGHSCLDVSLYGAFCQMAFNQGQDLFAYNPWNDTRPRIQGMCEYIASYNLNNTVPFTTYNWGNGTNCTAQSQTVISASGRGDRRPSWELLYAHYVQLRGLSSPNIAAYAASMRPEGGGGNYGTTSGGYDQLGFGTLTYTR, from the coding sequence ATGAAAACAATACTTTACGCAGCCCCTGTGGCTCTGCTTCTATGCGCCCTATTTTCGTGTAAGAAAGGCGGCGTTAACGCTAACCAGTCACAATCCCAGGCTAACACGGAGAATGCCGGTAAGGTGCATCTTGCTACCCAGGCTACTACCTTCGCTCACCCCGGCCTGTTGCATAACGCTGCCGATTTCACCAGGATGATCAGTAAGGTTAATTCAAATACACAACCCCAAAAATCTGGCTGGGACACACTTGTGGCCAATTCCCATTCTTCATCAACCTATGCAATGAAAGGTCCTGTGGCCATTGTTTACAGGGGCAGCGGATCACCCGAAAACTATTCAAAACTTTATAATGATATCGCTGCTGCTTATCAGAATGCGCTGCGCTGGAAAATAGCCGGCACAACCGCAAATGCAGATAAGGCCATCCAGATCATGAATGCATGGTCATCCACGCTAACCTCCATCCAGGGTTCGGCAGATCGTTTTCTTGCGGCGGGTATTTACGGCTATGAATTTGCAAATGCGGCCGAAATAATGCGTTCATACAGCGGATGGGCAGCTGCAGATTTCACACAGTTTAAGAATATGATGCTGAACGTATTCTACCCTGTGAACCATGATTTCCTTACCAATCACAACGGCGCCTGTATTACAAATTACTGGGCCAACTGGGACGCCTGTAATATGGCCAGTATTCTCGCAATTGGCGTATTATGTGACGATACTGCCAAGTTTAACGAAGCAATTGCCTATTTTAAAAGCGGGGCCGGAAACGGTGCTTACGGGCACGCGGCGCCATTTGCTTATGCAGACCAGGGCGGCATTGCCCAATGCCAGGAAAGCGGCCGCGATCAGGGTCACAGTTGCCTGGATGTTTCTCTTTATGGTGCATTTTGCCAAATGGCCTTTAACCAGGGGCAGGATCTTTTTGCCTATAATCCCTGGAATGACACACGCCCGCGTATACAGGGCATGTGTGAGTATATAGCCTCATACAACCTGAATAATACAGTACCGTTTACTACCTATAACTGGGGCAATGGGACAAATTGTACAGCACAGTCGCAAACGGTTATTTCAGCTTCAGGCCGCGGCGACCGCAGGCCAAGCTGGGAACTGCTTTATGCACACTACGTACAATTAAGAGGACTAAGTTCGCCCAATATTGCCGCGTACGCTGCCAGCATGCGCCCTGAAGGCGGCGGGGGCAACTATGGCACTACCAGCGGCGGCTATGATCAGTTGGGTTTTGGCACACTAACCTATACCAGATAA
- a CDS encoding low affinity iron permease family protein: MKKKINYFERFSNWATAATGSSAAFIIAASTIVVWAVTGPVFHYSETWQLIINTGTTIITFLMVFLIQKAQNKDSKAVHLKLNELLASHEGTSNRMVNIEDLTEEELDHLYKFYIRLSELAQKESDITKTHSIDAARANQQNKSKRYTRSNKNSE; this comes from the coding sequence ATGAAAAAGAAAATAAATTACTTTGAGCGGTTCTCCAATTGGGCCACCGCGGCAACCGGCAGTTCGGCGGCTTTTATTATCGCTGCATCAACCATAGTGGTATGGGCTGTTACCGGGCCGGTATTTCATTATTCGGAAACCTGGCAGCTTATTATAAACACCGGCACAACCATCATTACTTTTTTAATGGTCTTTCTTATCCAGAAGGCGCAGAATAAAGATTCGAAAGCTGTCCATTTAAAACTGAATGAATTGCTGGCCTCTCATGAAGGTACCAGTAACAGGATGGTTAATATTGAGGATTTGACTGAAGAAGAGCTGGATCACCTGTACAAATTTTATATCCGTTTGTCCGAACTGGCGCAAAAAGAAAGTGATATTACTAAAACACATTCTATTGATGCAGCGAGGGCAAATCAGCAAAATAAATCAAAACGTTATACCAGGAGTAATAAGAATTCAGAGTAA